From Vigna unguiculata cultivar IT97K-499-35 chromosome 5, ASM411807v1, whole genome shotgun sequence, the proteins below share one genomic window:
- the LOC114183263 gene encoding uncharacterized protein LOC114183263, with amino-acid sequence MASKLLLITVFVFDLIAFGLAVAAEQRRSTAKIVEDSDGNYNHCVYNSDIATGYGVGAFLFLLVSQVLIMVASRCFCCGKPLSPGGSRACAIVLFIICWVFFIIAEICLLAGSVENAYHTKYRRNVFGNQELSCETVRKGVFAAGAAFVFFTAIVSEFYYVNYSSARERFQPYGGGETGVGMGTYK; translated from the exons ATGGCTTCCAAGCTCTTACTCATCACTGTCTTCGTTTTTGACTTGATTGCTTTTGGATTGGCCGTGGCTGCTGAGCAGAGAAGAAGCACG GCTAAGATTGTGGAGGACAGCGATGGGAATTATAACCACTGTGTCTATAACTCTGATATAGCTACTGGCTATGGGGTCGGAGCATTTTTGTTCCTCTTGGTTAGTCAAGTCCTGATAATGGTGGCAAGCCGATGCTTTTGTTGTGGGAAGCCTCTAAGCCCAGGAGGCTCAAGGGCTTGTGCAATTGTCCTTTTCATAATCTGCTG GGTGTTTTTCATAATAGCTGAGATATGCTTGTTAGCTGGATCAGTGGAAAATGCCTATCACACCAAGTACAGACGCAACGTCTTTGGGAACCAAGAGCTATCTTGCGAAACAGTTAGGAAGGGAGTGTTTGCTGCTGGTGCTGCTTTTGTTTTCTTCACTGCCATTGTTTCCGAATTCTACTATGTGAACTACTCAAGTGCCAGGGAAAGGTTCCAACCTTATGGTGGCGGCGAGACTGGTGTAGGTATGGGAACCTACAAATGA